gtgctctcgttttttattgtttttttatattacaaagtgtttaagcgaacccagcaagaatgctcggtcacattaacaagagtgtggtaacgttaattgtaagatggcgggcaagttgtagaatggggcggacattatgcaaatatgttatggAGTGAcatggatccgtaacagagtaaaaaaagatttgctaacaactcgtttaggcgaatgtgagacgactcttttttttaatagacaaaaacttcatttatcgtgcactgtcagcgtcacagatagtgcagatagtttatgttcacatacagctacatgacacactgcatttaACAAAAGAGCCATCattaatgcaaattaaaaacatgtaataaaacataacaatatacataataatattttttttaattaaactacaTTAAAGGCGGATTAGCGGTTTGCACCTTGGCCTTGTACTGTACCTCTAGGTTCTGAGGATGGATTTCTGCCTCAGATCTGGATGCacagagtttgtatgttctccgcgtgcttggtgggttttctccaggttctccagtttccttccacagttcaaagacatgcaggataGGGTAATTCTTATTTCCAAATTGCATGCAGTCCTTGAgtaagtgtgtgcttgtgtgccctgtgatggattatcATTCTGTCCAGAGTGTACACCTCGTGGCCTGAGCCcactggaataggctccaggcctccaatgacaataaattatgattattatcaaatgttacatatttattcataaatatttacagtaaaatctggtacaacaaaaaaacatgattatgcagtgtaataaatttagcacatacaattttattacaataattttacagtagatacaactactacaactactaataaaaaaaaaagtagaagtaccAGTGGTGGTGTTAATGTAGCATgaactatattatatatttattatattgcacACTACTGTTTTTGTAATTGTACTAGATTTTGGTCAGTACCAGAAAATGAACTGCATAATGGAATAGGAGAACAATAAAGGGTTAACATctgtttcaatttttttaaaggacccAAACCTTCCTAAATATAAGATTTTATGCTGGTAAAACATTTGTAGTATGAAAGCACTGAAATTCAGCTTTCACTGCACACTATTTCAGCAGTAGAGGTGGTTTAATCAAAAAATTTTAGTTgaggaaaaatgttttttaaggcTTAGAGCTTGGTTGTGAGTTCCAATCCCATCATTACAATGCTGCCATGGCTGGGTTATTGAGCAAGACTCTTAACCTTCAAATGGGAGGAGGAACCATTTGAGAGAATGCATTTATGAGGAATTATTTAGTGTTAGACTTTGAATCTTTTCAGACATTAATGTCCTTATATGAGGACATGGCATTGACAAGTACATTGTCTATATACCCTTGTATGATCTGGATATGTGGATTGTTGGGTATTATTATTTTGCCAAACTTCCTTCTGTTTGAGAACATTGATTAGGTTTATAGCTATTAGGTGCTAAACAGAAACAATCAGAAGAAATGACAATGTACATAATAATAGAGTCCAAGTCTCTAGAGGAAAGAATAACTTTACTGTATAATCATTTTATAACCTGCATATTTTTTAGAAACATTGTGACTATTGTGAAAGAGGTGAGAATACACCATTAAATAAAGCAAGAATAAGGAAACTGATATTGACAAAtacctgctgttttttttaaatggtttatatGACTTCAGCTATGACTAATATATACCGTAGCTCCTATACTGACGTCTTACCAAGATTTCATTGTAACATTTAATTACATCAGCAGTGGATGACAGAGGATGAGACAGCCTGTGCTATTTCTGCACTGGGCCTCTCTGCGCTGTTCTGAAGAAACTCCAACTACAGTGAAATGCTGACTTCTGACGTAGCACTTCTTCAATCTATAACTTAAAGATCACACTATGACATTAAATCAAAAAAGCAAAGCATTTTTCAGTGCACAGCTACAGGTGATTCAGAGACTGTAAAATGTGGACATCAGAGAAGTTTCTGGTGTTATAGTATCACGTACTTTAATCATTCGATTCTCCTGTGTTCCCATTAGGGATTATCAAATTACACAGGCCAGTTTCACACTTACTGAATCAGTGAAAAACAGGCTTGTTTCTGTGAACATACcaggaaagattttttttttctaaggtcTTCTAGTGTTCCACCGAACgtaaatctacatcatttgtttttaaatgtttaatgttaaagaAGAAAGTAATTAATTCCTAGGCCTCTGTCTCCACTGCAGAGTTGATGTATTTATTATGTATGCAGTTTTATGGCTACAAAATGACTTCCTTTTCATTCTATTCACTCTCCACTAACCtcaatttaattatttgactCAAATATCTCACTGCATGTACTGTGTTTTTTACTCTTATTTAGGCCTGTAAGGAAGTTGTGAAATTCTAACGAATTCTGACTGGATGAAGCTGACTGCTCAGAGGATGTGAGATACCCCAGTGGATGTGAGACTGAACTTAGCTTCGTAGTTTATCTTTCGAACCATGTGCAATGCTGACTCACATGTTAAATCCTCTCCTATTCACATGACACTGAGTCTGACTAAGATGTTAGTTATCagttgacatactgtatacaaaagTCAGTGAGAATGTTACAGAGATGATcgcttctctttttctctcactcttATTCTGCTCGTATATTTTATGCACAATATGCCTAAAACCTTTGTAGATTTGCTTTGtagtaaaaaatgtaaagctgGTGGGGAATAATACTTGCTGAGTTGGTGTATACCTTTGTGTAAGTGGGAGGTAGAGAGCAGACAGCAGAAGGAATAAAGACTGGTACAGTGGGTGGGGGGAATACATTTCCAGTGGACAAACAAGCTACAGGAGAAGGAAGAAACAGATTAGATCTTTAGATTACAGTCCACACAAAAATGTCCCTTATGCTTGAGGTTTGGGGTAGAGAGTGGGGGAGGGTTGCTGGCTGTCTCAGTATGTTAAGTCAATTCCCGTCCACTTTTATTGTGATCTTTGACAGTAGGTCTGCCCAACTGTATAAACAGTTTAatagcaaaatgagataacacgtttttgcagttttgagaaaaccccCTTTTTTTCAAACTTGATTGCAAAAGGATGTCACAAGGaaattaaaaagcacaaatggaaATATATTATGTTAATATTCATACAATTTAGCAAAACACTTAATCTTCACCTTCTATAGTCTCATCACAATACATAAACCATTAAGTAGTTGTATTTGTGGCATGCAATTTAGTGTCCACAATATGTTGACTAAATTTATAGCAAACTCATCACTTATGctttgattgtgtgttttttagttGCTAGCAGCAAATTggaacaagtaaaaaaaaaagtggtaatCATTAATTTGTAAAATCAGTTATTGTTGAGATCATgggaaacattaaaaacaataccaAACGTTGAGTTTCCGATGCATCATCAGCTTCCTCCTATACCAGTTTCAGTATCACCTCGGTAGTAGGTCCTTATTATAATACAGGTATGCATGCACCGTATAACATCCATTCGAGGTCTGTCCAACTGAATATATATCCACGGTCCCTTATGTTTATAACCGAGTTCATAACGGGAAACAAGATGGAGTACACAGAACCAGACATAGCACATACGACAGCTTTCCACATAAAACGCATGTATCTCATTTCTATTGTACACAAAGTTCTTGTGCATCtcaaatgttgcaatgttatCTCCCTGCTGAATTTTCTTTTGGAAATATCATCGTAAATGCCTCATGGCTCATAAATGCAGCAAAACCAGTGCTAGTAataacaagaataaaaaaagagaagtatTGATTTGAACGTCACACTGCAGTACCCAACATATCTTTGTTGAGTTTATAATATGGTGTTCACACACTATCCAAATCACCTAACTTTATAGGACATGTGGGGCGCATTAAGCAATGTATCCCTATAAACCATGAATGTTGGGGTAACAGAAATGGGATGAACTTGATAATTTACATGTATGCCATTTTGCAGATACAAACACAATTCTTTACTGACAGTGTCATCAGTCTAAAACTCTGCTTTTATTTTTGGGTTCTGCAAATACTTTTGAAAAAGGTATATTTTTAGAAGTTGTTTAATGTTTGTCAGTGGCTCTGCTCTTCGGCTCTTGAAAAAGTTAATTTCACCACCTACATGCCAGAACAGAAGAGCCTTGATACATGCCTTTCTTGTACCCTAAGATATGGTGGGGCCAGATGAGCAGTACCAGAGGAGTGGAGGAAGCAGGTTGCAATACACGACATGATAAGTGCTTTAAGGGAATCAattatcagtgttttaaaaatgatgtgGACAGCTACAGGAAGCATATGGCGGGAGCAAAGTAATATTGTGGTGTGGAAGAATTTAAGAAGATTGATAAGTTGTGCATTCTGGATACTCTGCAAGGGTCAAAAGCCTTAAGGAGTCAGACCTACCTGAAGTGAGTTGCAATAGTCCAGTCAGGAAAATGAGAAGGTACTGACCAAGCAGCTGATGGGCCCGTGTGGAGaaaaatttacaaattattctgatgttataaaaaattaaatcgaCATGAGCATATCTGATTAGCAATGTGGGCAGAAAAGAATAGCTGATTGTCCATGATTACCCTAAAGGTGGTGTGCAATGAACAAAGGCGAAATCATAAAGGTGTCTAGGGATATTATAAGACCCTGACTTGCCTGGAATGAACAGCATTCCGTTTTTTTCTGCGATTAAGTTTCATCTGGTGAACTGCCATCCATGATGAGATGTCTACCAGACATACAGAGATCTAAGTGAAAACATAAGTGTCTGAGggaggagagaaggagagaataaCTTGAGTGCCATCCACTTAACAGTTGTATGAAAACCCATGTGAGAAAATGACTTCACAAAGAGATTGAGCATAGATAGAGAACAGAAAAGGAACAAGTACGAAGTcttgtgggacaccagtgaAGAGTTTTTATGGAGCAGATTTAAATCCCCTATATATCACTTTATTTGACTGACCTGAAGTGGGAAACAAACCAGTGCCacagataaaagaaaaagatgtgGCAAACGCTGTTGTCGAGGAGGAtaaggacagatgacagttctAGCAGCAAGGAATGCACCACTTTCAAAATAAAGTGGTGAGTAGTTAATGTCTGATGGATTTTGAATGGGCTTCTTCAGGATGGGAGTAACACTTGTGTCTTAACCATTAACTGGGAAAAACCACATTTGGTAACTTACAAGTACCAACATCTGTATCTGTAAAGCACATTCTcttattgcacatttttatatttaattacatgTACCTTTAACtctttttgaataaaaaaaataataataataatatatatatattttccgactccatgatggtttctgatttttatttctttctacattgtaaaggaatgctaaaggcgtccaaaaaatgcattactctcctttgaacagttgatattgagatgtgtttgctacttatgctttgtaaagacttcataacacctctaatctaagtgctgttaattggtaatttttgtggtctgcagcagaggtaggttttggtctcgccctcctgggatggtcttcatgagagccagtttcattatggtgcttgacggattttgcgaactgcaagaactattacagaaaggctgacctctgtgtcttaaaattacaactaactgttgtttttcttgttgttaccgTAATTACTCTGTGATTAGGGAACAGAATGCTTAGAGTCAATGTTTCACCATATACACCGTATACCATATAGATAATGTAGTTTCTACTTAAAAACCTTGTATAATAATCGTGCACACAATTTAAAACACACCactaaaatgaaaggaaaacataaaataaaaaggtacaTAGCATTGCAAGATCAAGGTAACCCATTAGAGAAGATAACAAAAATTATCCTAgattaatatgtaataataataataataataataataataaaagaataagaCAACCACAGAAACATGCACACCAATAAAATTAAGCAGCGatgatttcatattttttttaattaggcaaacaattaaaagtttcttttttattctgtgaGAGAGAATTATGTAGATCACAATATAACTTTATCCAATCATAGAGATTAGaatgtttttccccctttttaagATACCAAACTCATTTCAATAATTTcctaattaaaataatcaatttatCTACCGAATTCcatgtcaatgtttttttttttaaatagatattaTCTATAGGTTAAAACTTGTAGAATCAATAAGAATCTACACCCTAGAAAACATTGTAGCACAAAAGTTATGCTCATACCTACATAGGAATAACTTTTATGAAAtatatcagtcaggatttaggccttatTATACCACCGAAACAGTGCTGTTTGAAGTGGTATATTTTCTTCTcctggcctctgatcagggttatgtcttcttgtttgtgttttgctttgaccttagtgcagcttttgaaaTCATTGACAATCTATGTTTCTTGATTAGAAAATACTGTGGGAGTTAAGGGAATGGCCCTCACGCGTTTCAGGTCTTATTTGACTGAtctttatcagtttgtagaaGAAATAATATTTGGTGTTCTGCAAGGCTCTATTTTAGGCACACTGATATTTCCTCTCTATATAAGtttccactgttatgctgatgacacacagctTTATGTTTCAGCAAAGTCTGAAGAAAAACATtcttattaactttattttacttaattttgacAGGATAGAAGTATTGTTACTAGAAACATGTGCAGCTAGTATTTAGACTTCTGAATATTACATAATAACTCTAGATGGCCTTTCCGTTTCAGCATGTGAGGCAGTAAAAGACTGATTTAAACAGTCTTTCATCTCAGAAGCATGGctaagaaaagaaatatattacTTTATGATGCAAGAAAGTTCATGCTTTTGTTGCAAATGTAGCAGtcagagtcctcactagaactagaagatacgagcacatcacgcTTATCTTATTTGCTTCCAGTggaatttcacattgattttaaaatacatctATTGACCTATAAAACAATGAAGAGTCTCATGCCACAGTACCTGAGTTAACTGTTGGTGTTCGATATAAAGGTACAGGCTGTTTGTTGGTACATTGTATAAGGAAGACTATAGCAGATTTTTCTTAGAATATCTTCTCAATTAGAGGTTGGGACTCAAACATTCTCAGTGCTAAAGTTTAGGtggaaaatgtattaatattaagTCAAGCCTTTTGTGAGtagtttttttcttaagtaAAGGTGCAGATCTGGAGGACTCATGGGCATAGAGtgttatggtgaactggtatgtatGGATGCTGTATTCCCACACTACCATGAGTTCAGTCAGATTTACTGATGGGAAAGTGGCTGGCTGCCTTATGTCCCAGGACactctcatgtctgtgttttcttctggttttcccttttagttatgctgtcatatcTAGTCCCTGCTTgaactctgcactaaatatacactGAACCTAACCAGTATGTGACTGTGAGCATGACAGtgagaactctctctctctctctctctctttctctctctctctctctttctgttgagACACAAATTAAACTCTTGACTTACCAGTGATCCTGACGTCAATGAGCAGTTTTGTCACTTACTAATTATCAATAAACAATTATAGCACTCACAGTTATATAATGGATTTATTTGTGGCAATGATATCCGATGAGGGTGGGTTCCCTTTTGTGTCTGGTTCCTCAGGTTTCTCTTCCTCATGTTTTCCATAGAATAAActgataatgtaaaaataaataaataaataaataaataaatatatatatatatatatatatatatatatatatgaaatttctgtaaagctgcttcgtaACAATGTTCATTGTCAAAGGTGCTATATGCAGCTGCCTTTTTATCCTGTTTTCGCAAGTTGTGCTGTGTATCGGATGCAACACTAGCCAGGAAAAAAATGGGAAGGCTAAATGAACATCTAAGCTTTAATCTTTGCTTCAGTACACTTTGTTTTAGAGACTGATTGAAAGTTACAAAGATGTTATAATATCTGATATTTAGAAAAGAATGCATAACCAGTAGATTGTGTAACAGCCTGCGAGTCGGCACATTAGCCTGGATTTACCtctaattttaattagttttcagctggtaataattttttcagaacattacttaaaaaaaacaaacagcaattATGTCAAACAACATAATTATTTCAtgccaattagatttttcttgtttttggcAGTGAGATTCTTACATAATAACTATTACAGATTAATTTTGGAAATTTTGAGTAGTGATGTCATCAGAAGTTTTGAGTTCATATTGTTGTTTGTTTCCTTGAAATTGGCACTAACTgatttttattgaaataaaatgtaaatataatgttgttttggtaattgtaaataataataataataataataataataataataataataattataatatatttagtcTTAAGCTCCACTGGCATTCGGGGTCAGGCCGATGGCACGTAACAGAACCGGGCGTGAACATGACTCTATTTATATGTGCTGACCATTTTCCTCTCAAGCTGCTTCCTGTTTGGAGAAGCCTGATGGATATTGTCCTGCCGTCTTTCTGCCAGCCAGCATTATGTTAATACAAACACACGTCACACCAGCTAATTCCATCCCTTATACATTTAAGTGcatgtacaaacacacaggcCCAGAAAATATTCTGCTCTTTGAACAACAATTCATTTTGTGATATTAAATTTTTCCTAGACAGTTCATTGAATACGTTTAAATAGTAAAACAATAAGACACACTTATAAAGGACAgatcatttatttaacaaaatatggATATTCATAAATATACATTTGCTTATTTACATTAgtcatatactttttttttaagaattcctTCATAAAGCATAAATATTTAGTGGAACTAAACAGGAGAGTCAGACTGAACTAAGCATTGCgtgggtgtgtatgtgatcACTGCTAGTTTCGGCTGGTGCAGATTGCGTAGGATGTTAAACAAGAAGTGGTAGTGACCATGAAATACATAAGAGGAAATATCTTATCACTACAGCGTCAACAAGCGATGAAATGAACTTCTATTTATACACATAGAGATGACACATTTGAACACATAGGGATTTCCTCCTGTCTATTTCAGTCATGCCAGGTCCTTGTATAGACAGCAAATTTAAACAGCTTCCACTCTGTAATCTATTAATAAAATAAGCTGAATGAATACTAATGCTAGCTTAAATCTGACACTCAGACACCTTGAATGGATATGATACATCCTTTAGATTTTtggaaatggaaataaaatggaTATTTTCCTTCAGCAAATAACTACATTTTGGCTAAAACACCTTATTCTGATTTTGAGTTGTGAAGACCAAATCAATAACAGGAAAGGTAACCGTAGCAGCCCTAAAGCTGTGAAAACATGTTGCAGTTTTACTGCAGGTGTCCGGACAGCAACACTTCCTCTGCTGTGGCTCGGTTAAattatgtcacacacacacacacacacacacacacacacactagagacCAAGTCTTCACATGTCTAGTCCCATGATTCCCATGCCCCTGCCCTTTAAATCATACCAGATGAGCATTTTACATAGCTGGAGTTTTGTAGCTTATTGGGAAATCAACCCAAGGCTGTATTAAATTTAGAAGTACACTAAAGTAATTAGTGCAACAAGACCAATACAGGGTGTATctagttactttaaaatgacTCCAGTCAATGAAATCATGAATGGCATGGATCATATTTAGTTTTAAACCCCGATTTATTCTATATTTCTATGTAAAACTGTAGTAGGAACATCCTTTATAGTGTTTGATGGGTTCTATTATATTTACACATTGCATTTCAGACAGATTTCATTTTCATATATCAGTGTATAAAGTGCAAAAGATAGTTAGACAATCCTTGAGAAATGTAGTGACCATTCAAAATGACAATACTGACTTTTAAATACGGACATCTTAGGTATACAAATCCAAGTTACACCCTATAATGATGGCCGTACTGTACATATCTCCACTGTTTATCGTTATTTGTTAAATGAGATTTatggtttaatatttaatttgtgcTGATCATCATGCTCCCGCCTCAATGTAATGCCTAGTGTTTCAACCTGGTACAACCATTTTAACCATTTCTTCATCACACATAGATAATTTCAGTACCTCACTGTGGAGGGACCTTCTGCTGAACTCATGTGATACCAGATCACACTTTCTTCAGTCCTTGCTTCCATGTATGGTTACTCGGATCTGATCTTGTTTCCCAGTTTTATAACTGGGCTATTCTACCTGATGAAGGGGAACTGTTGAAGTCATTCAGATGAAAGGCTTCACCTTGTAGTATCTGATGACATTAACATGATTCTTCTGGTTTTCCTGCTAAAATATTAAGCCTTGTAACCATTGCCGAATCTGTGACTTCTTGAGTGGCACAACTTTAGAGCCACCAGCAAAACAATCATCAGTCCTAAAACTAGTACAGCAATCATGGCAATTACAAGTACTTTGCTGTTCAGAGTTACACAGTGTTCAGATTTCACATCTCTTATGTTGACTTCCCCATACCCAGCATCCCTTGTGTATTGACACATGGCATTGTCAATGGACACATGGCCTTGCCGCACCAAGCTGATCAGATGCATGTTTTCACAACACATAAGAGGATTTGAGGCAAGATAGAGATTTGTAATAGTTTTCTGTAGTGCCAGTACTGTGTACGAGTCTAAGACCTTGATCTTGTTGTTCTGCAGATTCAGAATTTCTATGGCAGAGTCTCGGCTACCCAGAAATAAACCATCTAACTGGTTATTGGTCAAATCTAGAACTTTCAAGCTGCGCAGAGCTGGGAGGCTGATGTTAAGCATTTCAAGCTGGTTTTCTCTCAAGTAGAGGTGGGTCAGGGACCACTCTAAGCCTGAGAGGGCCTTTTCACTGATTTTCATGTTAGGATTCAGAGATAGGTCCAAGATGAGCAATGGGCTCCCCTGAAAGGCATGTGCAGGCAAGGAAGTCAGTTTGTTCGCAGAAAGATAAAGGTATCGTAGGGTGGGAATAGAGAAGAGGGAGATACAGTCACTGGTTTGGTTTGGCTGTGGACCACAGATGCTCAGCTCATTAAACTGAAGGTGCAGATTGGTGATGCTAGGTAGATGAAAAAGTCCAGAGTCTAACATCCTGAGGAAGTTGCCCTGTAGGTAGATTGTCTCTAGTGCCCGCAGTGTGTTTTCCTCAAAGGTCAGGTTCTGCAGGTTGTTGAAACTCAGGTCAAGGGTCTTCAGGGCATTTAGAGGAATCTCATTGTTCACCATGAAGTTATCCAGACAGTTATTGCTGATGTTTAGGGTCTCCAGATCCTTCAAGCTGGAGAAGAAATCAGGAGACACAGATTTGAGCTGGTTATAGCTCAGATCTAAGTACAGAAGATTTGGAATCATCTGGTGGGTTTTGCTGCTGTGACGTGGAGAAATGGTCAGTCCTTCCATGATATTAAAATACTGGAGCTCATCTTCTGGACCTGTGCTGTTCAGGCTATGCAGCTGGTTGCTTGAAAGGTCTAAGTAGATGATCTTGTTCATCCTTGGCAGCACAGGAAAATAGTGCATCTTATTCTCACTCAGGTCCAAGTAGAGCAACTCAAACTCCTGGCCTGAGTCAATGCTCTGGAAGGAGGTCATGCTGTTTTTGCTTAGATTTAATGATCTTAGCTGGAACAGGTTAAAATCAGTAATGCAGGAGATTGAATTAACTGATAAATCCAGGTCAGTCAGATTTAGCAGAGAGTCAAATGTGCCCTCCTCAATCTCTAAAATTACATTGTTGTGTAAATCAATGTTTCTTAGTGATGGGGAACCACTGAAGGTACCATTGCCTATTTTTGTTATGCTATTTTCATTAGCAGAGAGGTTGGTAAGGGCAGGAGCATCCCTTAGAATGTAGTCAAAGATGTCTGTAGAAAGGCCATTTCCAGACAGGTCAAGTTTCTGGATATTAGAGAGTGGCCACACATGTTTTTTCAGAACTGCATCCATAAAGCTCAGATGGGTCATGTTTTTGAGTTCTGACTGGATCAAGTGGAGGAGCTTGCGGGACAGGTTGAGTGTATGGTCGCCATGTATCTGTATATTGTTCAAGCTGGGATTGCTGAAGTCAGTTTCACTCTGGagatataaagaaaaacaaagaaagagtcAATCAAACTTTCAGATTCTGTAATACGTTCCTAATAAGGAGTCGTCAGAAACTGCTGGATCATTTAGTCATATAGTGCTGTTACAATAGCTGTCATCAGCAATTTCCACTATAATGGCACACAAATTATCTACTCTCGTGTCATGTCACACTTCTGATGTTCCATTGCTACATTTGTCAGGAACATCTTTCAACCACTCACACATCAGCATACTTATAATAACTGTAAGCATACAAAAGAGGTTTCTTTTGACACAAGCGTTTGGACATATTTATAGCTTTGGTTCTGGCATTCAAGGACACAAATAATTTTCCAAGTGGAGGCCTATCTGTGACACCAATTAATTATCCCTCCTCTGTAATCCTGAAACATGTATGAGCAATAAAATGATGTAGACATAAAAAGTGGCGTTGTTTTACAATCTTTGCTTACATTTCCTTCCCATCAATCTTATGCTGTGTCATACACTTTGAGGAACATTTGTGTCCTCTCACATAGCTCAAGGTAATTTCCTAAAACCAAGAAAGTCAGTAAAtgtttgtctctcttttttttcagtaactTCTTATCCTGGTTTGGATGGAATTAGAGTGTACCTCAGGAACACTGGTGAAAGACACTGGTACAGTATCCAATCCACTTGCTAGATCACCCTAGAGCTGTAAGGAATCGAGTCTACATGAAGTGCCAGTGGTTTAACCCTGAGCTCAGTTTACTGGATGTAGGAAGGTTAGTATGTTTTCCTGTCTTCAGGGGGATTCTTCTGTGTACTCCAATTTCCTTTCAACTCCCCAAAACTCCCCGGTAGCTGCCATGAACCAACACAAAATACTACTGAAGATGGATCTACAAATATGTTTATCcaaaatgaacttttgcacatttttttcctgACTGTTCCTACTGAGCAGCTACtgacaaaagaaataaatgacaaaaGGCAAGGTAAAAAAAACCTGACTCACTTTTCAAGACCTAAGAACTATTCAATCGTTCAATTTTTCATATCATTTATTTTGTCAAGGGTTGTGTAGGACTTGGAGTCTGACTGACTTGGTAACTTGCAGAAGGCAGGATGGATGGAGAGCCAACCCCACTCACAAAACTAATCATATCATACTTGGAACCATTTGGATGTCAGCCTACAaagcatgcctttggactgtgggaggaaaccgatcACGcatggggagagcatgcaaaatccatgcacatACACTGGAGACAAGAATCAAACCCTGAACCCTACAGGT
The sequence above is drawn from the Clarias gariepinus isolate MV-2021 ecotype Netherlands chromosome 17, CGAR_prim_01v2, whole genome shotgun sequence genome and encodes:
- the lrrc32 gene encoding transforming growth factor beta activator LRRC32 — its product is MMSTQVWFLFFIVNLLSLQLSLCQESETDFSNPSLNNIQIHGDHTLNLSRKLLHLIQSELKNMTHLSFMDAVLKKHVWPLSNIQKLDLSGNGLSTDIFDYILRDAPALTNLSANENSITKIGNGTFSGSPSLRNIDLHNNVILEIEEGTFDSLLNLTDLDLSVNSISCITDFNLFQLRSLNLSKNSMTSFQSIDSGQEFELLYLDLSENKMHYFPVLPRMNKIIYLDLSSNQLHSLNSTGPEDELQYFNIMEGLTISPRHSSKTHQMIPNLLYLDLSYNQLKSVSPDFFSSLKDLETLNISNNCLDNFMVNNEIPLNALKTLDLSFNNLQNLTFEENTLRALETIYLQGNFLRMLDSGLFHLPSITNLHLQFNELSICGPQPNQTSDCISLFSIPTLRYLYLSANKLTSLPAHAFQGSPLLILDLSLNPNMKISEKALSGLEWSLTHLYLRENQLEMLNISLPALRSLKVLDLTNNQLDGLFLGSRDSAIEILNLQNNKIKVLDSYTVLALQKTITNLYLASNPLMCCENMHLISLVRQGHVSIDNAMCQYTRDAGYGEVNIRDVKSEHCVTLNSKVLVIAMIAVLVLGLMIVLLVALKLCHSRSHRFGNGYKA